TTTTTCAGTTTTTTATCCTTAGGGGGTTCTTGTATGTCTTTATGATGTTTCCAATGACCTTTCTTGAATTTAAGAGCATCCCGGTACATATCCGGTTCATAATACTCATACTCTCCCACAAGGTAAGGCATTAATGGAGCGAGGTGGTCGAATTCTATCCTTCGTTTGCGCCGGTTGTATTCAAGGTACATGCTTTGAGCGGAGGAAAATTCAAATACCACCCGGTATTTCGTCCAGCCGTTTAATTCGATGATGGGTGCACCGAACCATGGATTCCCATTTTCATCGAAGGTCATCACTTCGATCATTTTTTTCTTGGTGTCAAGATTATTCATATCTAATCCCAAAAGCGTATAATACTTCTTTTTATCTTTCGCTTTCTTTTTGGGGATGATCTTATAATATAATGTTCCCAGCCATTCATTGGCTCCAAGTGTCTGGTTTTCCGGTCTTTTTATGGAATCCGACAGGTCTGTCAGGCGAATTACCCGGCTCGGTTCTTTTTTACCGGGAATGACAATAAGGGCGAAATGCCTGTATGATCCATCCCTGAAAGAGTGGTGCCAGTTAAAAAGAAGAAATTTTTTCCTGGGGGCATATAATCTTCCGACCAATCGTAAAGAATCGAATTTATGCTTGTAAGCAGCAGGCATAGTGAGCGTTTGAGCAAGTATCTCTTCAATTTGCAGGTGTTTTTGTATGGCGAGGCTGTCATCCATCGTATTCCTGATTTCACCGAACAACCGGAGGATCGTTTCTTCGACAGGCCAAAAATCAACAGGGTTCTTTTTTTTACCGAATGCACCTGGTAAACATAAAAAACTGATGACAACAAAAATGAATATTTTTTTTCTTCCCATTTCCTGTGACTTAGTTTCCGGAAAAGAGTCCTATTTCAAAATTACATTTAGCTTTTTTAATAGATTTTCTTTAAATGATTTGCCTATGGGGATATTATTCCTGTCATTTCCATTGGTACTGATGATGATCATATTGTCTTCAATACTGTGAATACTGTTGATATTGACAATAAAAGACCGGTGGACCCGGATGAACTGACTGGTCGGGAGTTTTTCCTCAATGGCTTTCATGGTGAAATGGATGGTATATTTATTTTCAAATGTGTTGATGATCACATAATTTTCCATCGCTTCCACCCATAAGATATCTGCATATTTTAATTTTACCAGGGATGAATTATGTTTGATGAATATTTCGTCACCTTTGGAATGCATCCTGCTTTTTTCTTTTCTTTCCTGGGCCTTACTTACAGCTTTACAGAAACGACTGTAGGAGAATGGTTTGAGAAGATAATCGGTAACGTCATATTCAAAAGCATCGATGGCATATTTATCTTTGGATGAGATAATAATGATCTGGGGAAGATTGCTCAACGCATTTAAAAAATCAATTCCGCTCATCTCCGGCATCTCAATGTCCAAAAAGATCAACTCGATGTTTTCATTGGAATTCAATACATTGATGGCATCAACTGCATTGGAGAGCGAATGTAACAGATGCAACGACTCTGTTTTTTTTACAAAGTCTTCTGTAATCTTCCTCACGAAACTATCATCATCTATGATAATGCAATTCATCTTGAGTTTAAAATATGGAGGTAAATTTAATGATTAATTCTAACAAATTTATTTCGGGTGTATATTTTCTTCAGTCAAGCGTTTAATCAGCATTTCCGGGTTTTTTACGGAATTTTTAAACCATTTTAACCGTAACTCTTCTTTTTCAGAGGACGTCAGCTGCCAGCGAATATCAGTTTGCTTTAGCCGATAAATCAGATGGGATAAAACAATCCCGGCGGATACTGAAATATTTAAGCTTTGGGTAAATCCGGTCATAGGGATTTTCAAATGTTCATCTGCATGTTGCAATATACTCTTTGATACTCCCTGATGCTCATTTCCAAATACGATCACACATTTTCCTTTTAGAAGATCGAACTCATACAATCCTGCACTTTCTTCCTGAAGAGATGTAGCTACAATACGATACCCTTCTGATTTTAATTCATTGACGGCGTCTATCGAATTATTTGCCGATCCGTTGAACTTTCGTATGCTTAACCACTTATCCGATCCTTTCAATACCATCGGATTGATATTGTATATATTGTAATTTTCAACAACATGTACATTCTGGATACCGAAACATTCGCAGGTACGTAAAACGGCACTGGCATTTTGGGACTGATAGATATCTTCTAAAAGTATGGAGATATAGCGGGTACGCTCAGCCAATACTTCTTCGATTCTGTTGCGTCTTTCTTCGCTAACAAACTCCGACAAAAAATCCAAAACCAAATTGTTATCAATCATGATAAAAAGGTATCATTTTTTGAAAACAAGTCCACTGGTAAATAATACGATGGAAATTATCATAATGTTACAACTAATTCCCTGTATTTTATCATTTGCTTTCTAAAGTCAAAGATAATAAAATAACCACGACTATGAAAACATTCATGAAGACACGTAGTTGGGTGATTAAAATCCAGTAAATCGAAAGATCATTTATCATTAGTTGGATACATGGATACTTTATCTTTTCTTTCCTGCCAATACGCATGGAAGCTTATAGGTTTTACTGAATCCCGATGAGTTATAGGCATGAAAGTATACGATATAGACTCCGGTCAGGGCTTTCCGGTTGTTTTCATCTGTTCCGTCCCATGTAATGATCCCTTCCGTTTGCATGATTTGTTGGCGTATTAACTGTCGTATTTTCCGTCCGTATGCATCGAAGATGATCACCTCGCCCATCAATGAAGGTGTTTCAAAATGGTAACAAATATCCAGGACATCGTCGAATCCGTCGTTATCAGGTGAAAAAACTTCCGGGAGCAGGGTGACGGCATTTTGTCCGTATTCCGGATCAGTATATTGTGAATTTTTCTTTCCGGGTGTTGCAAATCCTGCTGTCTGGGCTGCGGTATGCCAGTTATTCTGATCGAGGCTGTTACGGTCCGGATGTATGCGTTCTAATGAAACGCCGGACCCAATATTCAGAAAATCAACGTGCTGTTTGCTGTTATAATGTACCTCGTCGATAACGTGAAGACTTTTGTTCAACAACACCAGACGACCGGATTCCTTGGTAAGTGAGGGCATACTCATTAATTGCAGAAAGCATTCCGGAGGACCGGCATCATACTGTTGAAGAATATGATCCGTATTCCGCGATACGACCAGATATTGCTCCGGCATCAGTAAAAACGGATCTTCCGTTAGCCCTGCCGGATTGGATAATTTACCATTGTTGTCCCGCATGGATATTTGCAGGTCGCTGACATTGACCGCCTTTTTCGAGCGGTTGTACAGTTCTATGAATGTATATCCCTCAGGAAACGGATTAAATAGAATTTCGTTGATGATTACATCCAGGCTGTCGGTATATTCCGGCAATGAAAAATGAAACCTTGCCGAAGGTATTTTGTATCCGGCACAGTCCTCGATATCACTTTCTACCGACAAATCATACCATTGCTTTTCCTGCAGAGCATCCTGCAAATTCAATTGTAGCTGGTTAAAATGTTTTCCTGTGATTTCTATATCCCGGATGCTGATCTCAGGTTTTAAGGTAAACAGGGTAATATCCGGAATGAACCCGGCCAAAGATTTGGACACATGTAACACAATGGTGTGTTGATCAGGTGTAGCGATATGCCGGATCTGAGGCAACCTGTCATCTGCATTCCGGGAAAAGACAGAATTTTCTTTCCCGGGTGTTCCGCCGTTTCTATCTACAGATGCTTTCCAGTTAAACGCTCCGCTACAAGTTTGTTCCGGATCGATCAGTTCAAGCGACCAACCTCCGTTTGATTTTTGCGTATCCTTATACCAGTCCGTATTAAAATCGATCCATGATATCACGGTTCCTGCATCATCCTGAAGCATTAGATATTGTCCCGAATTGGCAATAGCCGTCATAGATCCCAATATAGGCATCACAGGTCCGAAACTTTCCATATCCGGAGCAGCATTAGGATGAACCAGTAATAAACGACTCTTTGCTCCGAAAAGAAATGACGGGAATATTTTTGAAGTTTGGCCATATGTTAATGTCCATCCTTCCAGTTCAATATCTTTATCGGAACGATTATGAATTTCAATGTATTCATATTCGGGTAGATGAACTACCGGAGATGGATTGGCCATTACTTCATTGATCACAACATCATTGGGTAATACCGGACAGGGAAAAATAATATTCAAAACGGTATCGCGCATGATATTTTGATTCTGGTCCATTAATCCGGAAACCTTTAAATGATGTTGTATACCACATTGGGGCTGCCCGGGAAAGGACAATGAAAAACAGGTTAATTCTTCCTTCTGGACACCTGTTGGTAAATGGGTACCACCCACTATGGAAAAATATTTCCCATAATCATTGATCGGGTTGATCTCTTTTGAAAAACAAATATTGATCAGGTATCCATTCAATCTGTAATCAATAATTTCCGGTAGTTCCCTGTCTGCAAAAGCTTGTCCGTTTACCCGAAAATCATCAAAATAGAAAGCCTTGCTCCGTGTGACGGTATACACACATACCACACCGAAATACGCAGATGCTTTCACCTGGTTATCAAATGATTCTCCTTCTATGGTATAATTGTTTCCGCCTGTTATATCGCTTTGTACGGTCCAGTTGCCCTGGGCATCACGGGTGGTCAGTATCCGTGCGTGACTGGAAGAGACATCGAGTATTTTGGCCCGCCCGGTGATCAGTTTTTCAACAGTGTTTCCGTTTTGCCGGAATAAACAAATGTCATCATCCGTACCGCCCAAACGAAGGTAATAACCGTTCAACGGACCCGTCAGGTCTGGGTTGTCGGACATCAGGTATACTTTTGTATAATTGGAAGAGGAGGGGTTAAAATCTAATTTGACGGCAAATTCCCAGGAAGCTTCTTTTGCTATATCCGAAGCAACAGACAGATATGACACACCTGCAGCCGCATCATCGAGCCGTAGCCATCCGTTTTCAACAATAAATCGATCTGTATTGCCCTGCCAGGCAGGTTGATGAAGAAAATCCCCGTCTGAAAAATCATCACTCCACTGTGCGGATATGATTTCCGGATAGCACAAGCATAGCAGGAAGACGGTACAATTGAATATTATTTTTCCCATACGTCTAAGTTGACGCAGGCAAAAATAACAATTCTTTTAATATTTGTGTGACTCTTCGTTTAATTCTTCCGTACTGATCTGTTTTTTATTGATGACTCTCCATGCCCAGAAAATGTATGCAGCTACAAAAGGAACAAACAGAGATACATAACTCATCACCGTAAGCGTATAATGACTCGAAGAACTGTTTTCTATGGTTAATGAGTTCTGCAGATTAAAAACAGACGGATAATAACAGGTATGATTGAAACCGGCAATCAGAAACAAGGATAGTACGGTTAAAACGGTACCTGTACCGGCATACCAGACGCCTCTTATAAATCTGGCACTCAACAGGGAATGGATGATCCCGTATAATACCATGATCACCCCTACCAGCAACATGATGAGTACTATCGGCATTTCAATCAGGTTATGCAGGTATTTGTGCGGTTCCATGTTCACGATTTTGGTCACCGGGTCGTAATTGAAACCGTCTTTGAACATTAACCAGATCAGGAAAGTCAGGAATAACACCACGAATACGATGGAATTAGGCAGGAGTCGTATTTTTGCCCGGGTAACCACCGTATTGCTGTTAATATTATTGATGAAATAAAGTAATGCCAATACACGTGCCAGAAAGAACACGGATAATCCCAGTAAAAGGTTATGCAGGTTAAAAGCAGCTTCTAATCCATGATACGGCGTTTCCCATCTGGATGTATTCATATCGCTGACAGAGAACATAGACCCGTTGAAGAAGGTGCCTACTGCCGTACCTATCAGTACCGTACCAATGACGCCATTGAATAACAGGAAAAATTCATAAACACGCGGACCCAGCAGGTTATTAGGCTTCGAACGGAATTCGTAGGATACAGCCTGAAAGACAAAGCAAATCAGTATCAGCATCCAGACCCAATAGGCCCCTCCGAAGCTGGTGGAATAAAACAGGGGAAAAGATGCAAAAAAGGCCCCTCCAAATGTAACGAGTGTCGTGAAGGTAAATTCCCATTTTCTCCCTAATGAGTTAACAATCAATGAACGCTCATCTTCGTTTTTCCCGAGGGAATAGATCAGTGTCTGTCCTCCCTGGACAAACATCAGAAATACCAGGAGACTGCCCAGCAGAGATATAATGACCCACCAGTATTGCTGTAATGCTAAATGTGATAAAGATTCGAACATAACATTTCAGATTTTGAGCACTCAGTGCTATTTGTTGTTTTCTTAAGTCGCATTGATCAAGTTGATTACGTTCAGCAAATGTGACATTAATTGTTTTATATTACTTAATTGTCTGCAATAATTATACTTCTTTTGGTCCTTGCTTGATCTGCCGCACCATGATGGATATTTCGGCAATCAGCAAAACCGTAAAAATAGTGGCAAACAGCCAGAACGTAACTTGAACAGCACTGGCGTCTATCTGTGACACGGCTGCAGCCGTAGGTAAATAATCCTGTATAGCCCAGGGCTGACGACCCACTTCTGCCACTACCCATCCTGCCTGTCCGGCCAGATAGGGCAGGGGAATGGAAAACAACATCACCCACAATAACCATCGGCGTTTTTCCAGGGTATTTTTATAGACCAGCACCAGGACAACAACGAAGAGCAAAATGAATAAAAAGCCGAGTCCCACCATGACCCTGAACGACCAGAAAATAAGCGGTACATTGGGGATAATACTTTGCGGGTCATTTAAGAATCCGTAACCAAAATATTTGAAATAATTGTCCAGAAATTCCTGATCTTCAAATTTAGCCTTTAATGCCTGTGCTTTAGCGATATCATTATTGTTTTTAGCATCCTTGTATTCTTTCAGGACTTCACGCGCTACTTTTCCACGTTCGATCTTCTCAGATGCGGCCATAATTCCATGCTGTTCATTTCCGTTAACCAGATCGTTGATCCCGGCGACATAAGCATTTGCGTCATGATATGCCATAAAGGACAATAATCCGGGGATTTCTATCTTCAATTTTGTCTCTTCGGTTTGGGACGGTATCCCGAATATAGTTAGTCCGGCGTTGTTTTTTCCTTCATGCAGCGCTTCCGAAGCGGCAAATTTTGCCGGCTGGTAATCTGCAATATTACGTGAAGAAGTATCGCCGGTCAATACGAGGAATACTGATGTGATCAATCCGAATACTGCAGCGACTGCCATACTCCGCCGTGCAAAAACCTGTTCGCGTTTTTTCAGCAGAAACCAGGCGCTGACTCCGACGACAAATACAGAGGCCAGAACGAATCCGGATGTAATGGTATGTAAAAATTTACCTATCGCCATCGGGGAAAAAAGCACTTCCCAGAAATTGACCATTTCATTGCGGGCGGTATCCGGATTAAAATGCATTCCTGCGGGATATTGCATCCACGCATTGGCGACCAGGATCCATAATGCTGATAAGCAAGCCCCGAACGCCACCAACCATGTAGAGAGCAAATGTACTTTTTTACTGATCTTATTCCATCCGAAAAACATGATGGCAATGAAGGTTGATTCTAAAAAGAAAGCAAAGATACCCTCAATGGCCAGCGGCGCACCGAATATGTCTCCCACGAACCATGAATAATTCGACCAGTTGGTACCGAATTCAAATTCAAGGATCAGTCCTGTAGCTACTCCGATAGCAAAATTAATCCCAAAGAGGGTCATCCAGAATTTAGTTATTCTTTTCCATTCAGGATTTCCTGTTTTCACATAAATAGTTTCCATAAAGGCCAGCATAAAAGACAGCCCCAGTGTCAGCGGAACAAAAACCCAGTGATAAGCCGCCGTGAGCGCAAATTGTGCCCGCGACCAGTCAACCAACGATAAATCCACATTTTCTATCATAGCCAGATTATTTGGTGAGTTGTTCTATTACATGATCGCTCCTTTCCTGATCATTATCAAAATTAGATTTCAGGAAGTTAGGAAAAAAGAATATCTTCAGTATGGCAAACATAATGAAGAGTTTAATGCCGATGATCAGCCATAACGTTTTTCCTACAGTCATACTACGAAAACCGTCCACATAGAAGCGAAAAATTCTGTATAACAGATTTGAAGATCGGTCCATAAATATAGCTTTGCGTAATGAAAGATGCAATAAAAAACAAAGATAACATTGAATGTATATAAAAGAACAAACAACTCAAAAAAAAGTTGTGTCCTATGATTGATCATCTATTATGATGCTGTACCCGGTAAATTTACTTACATTTTTCACCTGCGTGAACGCATGGAACGACAAATCATATTACATGAAAAAAGATATTCGCAAACATACGAATATCTTTTTTCATGTAATCTTCAGGCAAGATTATAAGATATGCTTTTATACTTTTGATTCCGATGTAGAATCATAAATAGTGATGACCGCAGGAGAGGAGGCACAATTGTTCAATATTTCCCCGAGTTGTTTAAAATGTTCCGTTGCAAAATGAGTTTCAACGGCAGCCTGGTTCTTCCATTCTTCAAAAACGAAAAATTTGGTTTTATCCTGCGGATCCTGATACAACGTATAACTGATGCAACCAGCTTCTGCTCTTGACTTTTCGACCACAGGTTTAACTTCGTTTAAAAATTCGTCTATTTTTTCAGCTTTGATGAAGATCTGTGCTCCAATGATTTTTTTTGAACCTTCTTCTTTTCCATG
The window above is part of the Bacteroidales bacterium genome. Proteins encoded here:
- the cydB gene encoding cytochrome d ubiquinol oxidase subunit II — protein: MFESLSHLALQQYWWVIISLLGSLLVFLMFVQGGQTLIYSLGKNEDERSLIVNSLGRKWEFTFTTLVTFGGAFFASFPLFYSTSFGGAYWVWMLILICFVFQAVSYEFRSKPNNLLGPRVYEFFLLFNGVIGTVLIGTAVGTFFNGSMFSVSDMNTSRWETPYHGLEAAFNLHNLLLGLSVFFLARVLALLYFINNINSNTVVTRAKIRLLPNSIVFVVLFLTFLIWLMFKDGFNYDPVTKIVNMEPHKYLHNLIEMPIVLIMLLVGVIMVLYGIIHSLLSARFIRGVWYAGTGTVLTVLSLFLIAGFNHTCYYPSVFNLQNSLTIENSSSSHYTLTVMSYVSLFVPFVAAYIFWAWRVINKKQISTEELNEESHKY
- a CDS encoding LytTR family DNA-binding domain-containing protein, encoding MNCIIIDDDSFVRKITEDFVKKTESLHLLHSLSNAVDAINVLNSNENIELIFLDIEMPEMSGIDFLNALSNLPQIIIISSKDKYAIDAFEYDVTDYLLKPFSYSRFCKAVSKAQERKEKSRMHSKGDEIFIKHNSSLVKLKYADILWVEAMENYVIINTFENKYTIHFTMKAIEEKLPTSQFIRVHRSFIVNINSIHSIEDNMIIISTNGNDRNNIPIGKSFKENLLKKLNVILK
- a CDS encoding cytochrome ubiquinol oxidase subunit I — protein: MIENVDLSLVDWSRAQFALTAAYHWVFVPLTLGLSFMLAFMETIYVKTGNPEWKRITKFWMTLFGINFAIGVATGLILEFEFGTNWSNYSWFVGDIFGAPLAIEGIFAFFLESTFIAIMFFGWNKISKKVHLLSTWLVAFGACLSALWILVANAWMQYPAGMHFNPDTARNEMVNFWEVLFSPMAIGKFLHTITSGFVLASVFVVGVSAWFLLKKREQVFARRSMAVAAVFGLITSVFLVLTGDTSSRNIADYQPAKFAASEALHEGKNNAGLTIFGIPSQTEETKLKIEIPGLLSFMAYHDANAYVAGINDLVNGNEQHGIMAASEKIERGKVAREVLKEYKDAKNNNDIAKAQALKAKFEDQEFLDNYFKYFGYGFLNDPQSIIPNVPLIFWSFRVMVGLGFLFILLFVVVLVLVYKNTLEKRRWLLWVMLFSIPLPYLAGQAGWVVAEVGRQPWAIQDYLPTAAAVSQIDASAVQVTFWLFATIFTVLLIAEISIMVRQIKQGPKEV
- a CDS encoding antibiotic biosynthesis monooxygenase; protein product: MKTKMITLFCVMALISGCNSKNNSSSHTHAHSHGEACCAHGKEEGSKKIIGAQIFIKAEKIDEFLNEVKPVVEKSRAEAGCISYTLYQDPQDKTKFFVFEEWKNQAAVETHFATEHFKQLGEILNNCASSPAVITIYDSTSESKV
- a CDS encoding DUF4492 domain-containing protein; translated protein: MDRSSNLLYRIFRFYVDGFRSMTVGKTLWLIIGIKLFIMFAILKIFFFPNFLKSNFDNDQERSDHVIEQLTK
- a CDS encoding lamin tail domain-containing protein → MGKIIFNCTVFLLCLCYPEIISAQWSDDFSDGDFLHQPAWQGNTDRFIVENGWLRLDDAAAGVSYLSVASDIAKEASWEFAVKLDFNPSSSNYTKVYLMSDNPDLTGPLNGYYLRLGGTDDDICLFRQNGNTVEKLITGRAKILDVSSSHARILTTRDAQGNWTVQSDITGGNNYTIEGESFDNQVKASAYFGVVCVYTVTRSKAFYFDDFRVNGQAFADRELPEIIDYRLNGYLINICFSKEINPINDYGKYFSIVGGTHLPTGVQKEELTCFSLSFPGQPQCGIQHHLKVSGLMDQNQNIMRDTVLNIIFPCPVLPNDVVINEVMANPSPVVHLPEYEYIEIHNRSDKDIELEGWTLTYGQTSKIFPSFLFGAKSRLLLVHPNAAPDMESFGPVMPILGSMTAIANSGQYLMLQDDAGTVISWIDFNTDWYKDTQKSNGGWSLELIDPEQTCSGAFNWKASVDRNGGTPGKENSVFSRNADDRLPQIRHIATPDQHTIVLHVSKSLAGFIPDITLFTLKPEISIRDIEITGKHFNQLQLNLQDALQEKQWYDLSVESDIEDCAGYKIPSARFHFSLPEYTDSLDVIINEILFNPFPEGYTFIELYNRSKKAVNVSDLQISMRDNNGKLSNPAGLTEDPFLLMPEQYLVVSRNTDHILQQYDAGPPECFLQLMSMPSLTKESGRLVLLNKSLHVIDEVHYNSKQHVDFLNIGSGVSLERIHPDRNSLDQNNWHTAAQTAGFATPGKKNSQYTDPEYGQNAVTLLPEVFSPDNDGFDDVLDICYHFETPSLMGEVIIFDAYGRKIRQLIRQQIMQTEGIITWDGTDENNRKALTGVYIVYFHAYNSSGFSKTYKLPCVLAGKKR
- a CDS encoding RNA methyltransferase, producing MIDNNLVLDFLSEFVSEERRNRIEEVLAERTRYISILLEDIYQSQNASAVLRTCECFGIQNVHVVENYNIYNINPMVLKGSDKWLSIRKFNGSANNSIDAVNELKSEGYRIVATSLQEESAGLYEFDLLKGKCVIVFGNEHQGVSKSILQHADEHLKIPMTGFTQSLNISVSAGIVLSHLIYRLKQTDIRWQLTSSEKEELRLKWFKNSVKNPEMLIKRLTEENIHPK